The following are from one region of the Planctomonas sp. JC2975 genome:
- the dnaA gene encoding chromosomal replication initiator protein DnaA: protein MADGDPALTNAWRSVLSTLEADDRVTPQLYGFLSLVEPKGIMAGTFYLEVPNEFTRGMIEQRCRVPLLSSIGRLDDSFAVSTFAIVVNPDITHDSPQLEPDRLESSYIDTPTTVTQPSAPITEISAAPRSSDSRLNPKYSFDNFVIGQSNRFAHAAAVAVAEAPAKAYNPLFIYGDSGLGKTHLLHAIGHYAMSLYPGIRVRYVSSEEFTNDFINSIANNRGSSFQARYRNIDILLIDDIQFLQRAVETQEAFFHTFNTLHDHNKQVVITSDLPPKHLTGFEDRMLTRFEWGLITDVQAPDLETRIAILRKKAQSERILVPDDILEFMATKVSSNIRELEGTLIRVTAFASLNKTPVDMNLVQTVLKDLITLDDDNVVAPADIITATADYFKLSVDDLYGSSRSQAIATARQIAMYLCREMTNLSLPKIGQLFGNRDHTTVMYANKKISELMKERRSIYNQVTELTARIKQTHR, encoded by the coding sequence ATGGCTGACGGCGATCCGGCGTTGACGAACGCATGGCGATCGGTTTTGTCGACGCTAGAAGCCGACGACCGGGTCACACCGCAGCTGTATGGATTCCTCAGCCTGGTCGAGCCGAAGGGCATCATGGCCGGCACCTTCTATCTCGAGGTGCCCAACGAGTTCACTCGCGGCATGATCGAACAGCGCTGCCGCGTTCCGCTGCTCAGCTCGATCGGAAGACTCGATGACTCCTTCGCGGTCTCGACCTTCGCGATCGTCGTTAATCCGGACATCACCCACGACTCCCCGCAGCTCGAACCGGACCGCCTCGAGTCCAGCTACATCGACACCCCGACCACCGTGACGCAGCCCTCGGCTCCGATCACGGAGATCAGCGCGGCTCCCCGGAGCTCCGATTCGCGACTCAATCCGAAGTACAGCTTCGACAACTTCGTCATCGGACAGTCCAACCGGTTCGCCCACGCTGCGGCCGTCGCCGTCGCCGAAGCTCCCGCCAAGGCCTACAACCCCCTCTTCATCTACGGGGACTCCGGGCTCGGCAAGACGCACCTCCTGCACGCGATCGGCCACTATGCCATGAGCCTGTACCCGGGCATCCGGGTCAGGTATGTGAGTTCCGAGGAGTTCACCAACGACTTCATCAACTCAATCGCCAACAACCGCGGCTCCTCGTTCCAGGCGCGATACCGCAACATCGACATCCTGCTCATCGACGACATCCAGTTCCTTCAGCGAGCAGTGGAGACGCAGGAAGCGTTCTTCCATACGTTCAACACCCTGCACGACCACAACAAGCAGGTCGTGATCACGAGCGACCTGCCACCGAAGCACCTCACCGGGTTCGAGGACCGCATGCTGACGCGCTTCGAGTGGGGTCTGATCACGGATGTCCAGGCTCCCGACCTCGAGACCCGTATTGCGATCCTGCGCAAGAAGGCGCAGAGCGAGCGGATCCTCGTGCCGGACGACATTCTCGAATTCATGGCGACCAAGGTGTCGAGCAACATCCGCGAGCTGGAGGGAACGCTCATCCGCGTGACCGCGTTCGCCAGCCTCAACAAGACACCGGTCGATATGAACCTGGTGCAGACGGTGCTCAAGGATCTGATCACGCTCGACGACGACAACGTGGTCGCGCCGGCAGACATCATCACGGCGACCGCCGACTACTTCAAGCTCAGCGTCGACGACCTCTACGGTTCGTCGCGTTCGCAAGCGATCGCCACTGCGCGCCAGATCGCCATGTATCTGTGCCGTGAGATGACGAACCTTTCACTCCCCAAGATCGGCCAGTTGTTCGGCAACCGCGACCACACCACCGTGATGTACGCGAACAAGAAGATCAGCGAGCTCATGAAGGAGCGGCGCTCGATCTACAACCAGGTCACCGAACTCACCGCGCGCATCAAGCAGACGCACCGCTGA
- the yidD gene encoding membrane protein insertion efficiency factor YidD gives MTTLLLLPRNVAVLILRAYRAVISPLYGDVCRYYPSCSAYALGAIQEHGLIVGTGLGVVRIARCHPWAAGGVDDVPRKKTPRYSVTPFGFVVARGHAKG, from the coding sequence ATGACGACCCTCCTCCTTCTGCCGAGGAACGTCGCTGTGCTGATTCTGCGCGCGTACCGTGCTGTGATCTCGCCGCTGTACGGCGATGTCTGCCGCTACTACCCCTCGTGCTCGGCGTACGCGCTCGGTGCGATCCAGGAACATGGCCTGATCGTCGGAACCGGTCTGGGAGTCGTGCGCATTGCGCGCTGCCACCCGTGGGCCGCCGGCGGAGTCGACGATGTTCCCCGTAAGAAGACCCCCCGCTATTCCGTCACGCCGTTCGGGTTCGTGGTGGCACGCGGCCACGCAAAAGGATGA
- a CDS encoding R3H domain-containing nucleic acid-binding protein — translation MTDEAAVTGADSSVEADATTSLEALEAQGDAAADYIEALLDICDLDGDIDIDVENGRPYVSVSAEDPEALRTINRADTVNALQELARLAVQSKTGAFSRLILDIGGSRDARKGELALLVDRAIARVEEGAAQAALPPMSSYERKIVHDVVAERGFASHSVGEASDRHTVITRA, via the coding sequence ATGACTGACGAGGCAGCAGTGACCGGCGCGGATTCATCCGTCGAGGCCGATGCGACGACGAGCCTGGAGGCGCTGGAAGCGCAGGGCGATGCCGCAGCCGATTACATCGAGGCACTGCTGGATATCTGCGACCTGGACGGCGACATCGACATCGACGTGGAGAACGGACGTCCGTATGTCTCGGTGTCCGCCGAGGACCCCGAGGCACTGCGGACCATCAATCGTGCCGACACGGTGAACGCCCTTCAGGAGCTTGCCCGCCTTGCTGTGCAGTCCAAGACGGGCGCGTTCTCGCGGCTCATCCTCGACATCGGTGGATCACGGGACGCGCGGAAGGGCGAGCTGGCGCTCCTTGTCGACAGGGCGATCGCCCGAGTCGAAGAAGGCGCAGCCCAGGCCGCGCTCCCACCGATGTCGTCGTACGAACGCAAGATCGTTCACGACGTCGTCGCGGAGCGTGGCTTCGCGTCGCATTCGGTGGGCGAAGCATCCGATCGTCACACCGTCATCACACGCGCCTAG
- the yidC gene encoding membrane protein insertase YidC has translation MDFIYTILWPIEWLVQLLLVGWHLLWTSLGLDPNAGLTWVLSIVGLTAVIRAALIPIFVRQIKNQRRMLEVAPQLKKIQDKYKGKKDQLSREAMSRETMELYKRTGTNPLSSCLPLLLQMPVFFSLFHVLNDAQQGKDSVGLLANFNLLHSFQNATLLGAPLNASFGSQWTLMMAGKDFSWEVMIIAATMVVLMTASQFLTQLQIVSKNMSPETKASPQFRQQRILLYLLPFVFLFSGVAFPLGVMFYWLTSNLWTMGQQFLVIRNMPTPGSDAEKAREARLARKGKLKTPEGAPILVVDEIPAKPITTQRQQPMGKSRAKKSSGKK, from the coding sequence ATGGACTTCATCTATACGATCCTCTGGCCCATCGAGTGGCTCGTGCAGCTGCTTCTGGTCGGCTGGCACCTGCTCTGGACGTCGCTCGGTCTCGATCCCAACGCCGGTCTCACCTGGGTGCTGTCCATCGTCGGGCTGACCGCGGTGATCCGTGCCGCGCTGATCCCGATCTTCGTGCGTCAGATCAAGAACCAGCGTCGCATGCTGGAGGTCGCACCGCAGCTCAAGAAAATCCAGGACAAGTACAAGGGCAAGAAGGACCAGCTCTCCCGCGAGGCGATGTCCCGCGAGACGATGGAGCTGTACAAGCGCACGGGCACGAACCCGCTGAGCTCCTGTCTCCCGTTGCTCTTGCAGATGCCGGTGTTCTTCAGCCTGTTCCACGTGCTGAACGACGCCCAGCAGGGCAAGGACAGCGTCGGTCTTCTGGCCAACTTCAACCTCCTGCATTCGTTCCAGAACGCGACCCTGCTCGGCGCACCGCTCAACGCGTCCTTCGGTTCGCAGTGGACACTCATGATGGCGGGCAAGGACTTCAGCTGGGAAGTCATGATCATCGCCGCAACGATGGTCGTGCTGATGACTGCGTCGCAGTTCCTGACCCAGCTGCAGATCGTGTCCAAGAACATGTCGCCCGAGACGAAGGCGAGCCCGCAGTTCCGTCAGCAGCGCATCCTGCTCTACTTGCTTCCCTTCGTCTTCCTGTTCTCCGGTGTCGCGTTCCCGCTGGGCGTGATGTTCTACTGGCTGACGTCCAACCTCTGGACCATGGGTCAGCAGTTCCTGGTCATTCGGAACATGCCTACCCCGGGCAGTGATGCGGAGAAGGCTCGCGAGGCGCGCCTCGCTCGTAAGGGCAAGCTGAAGACGCCCGAAGGCGCACCGATTCTCGTGGTGGACGAGATCCCTGCGAAGCCGATCACCACTCAGCGACAGCAGCCGATGGGAAAGTCCCGGGCGAAGAAGTCCAGCGGAAAGAAATAG
- the rpmH gene encoding 50S ribosomal protein L34: MSKRTFQPNNRRRAKVHGFRLRMRTRAGRAILANRRRKGRTELSA; this comes from the coding sequence ATGAGCAAGAGAACGTTCCAGCCGAACAACCGCCGCCGCGCCAAGGTGCACGGCTTCCGTCTGCGCATGCGCACGCGTGCCGGTCGCGCGATCCTCGCGAACCGTCGCCGCAAGGGCCGCACCGAGCTTTCCGCGTAG
- the rnpA gene encoding ribonuclease P protein component: MLAKTNRIRSGADYRLTVRKGVRVHATHTITYVRRVPDPSPVRFGFIVSKAVGVAVVRNTVRRRLKAVSRELLPDIAPGHEIVVRALPASAQASWATLQGEIRRAVDKVGARCMP; encoded by the coding sequence GTGCTCGCCAAGACGAACCGGATCCGGAGTGGCGCTGACTATCGCCTGACGGTCCGCAAGGGTGTGCGAGTCCACGCGACTCACACGATCACGTACGTCAGGCGGGTGCCCGATCCGTCGCCGGTTCGCTTCGGCTTCATCGTGAGCAAGGCCGTCGGCGTCGCTGTTGTGCGCAACACCGTGCGTCGTCGGCTCAAAGCCGTGAGCAGAGAACTCCTACCGGATATAGCGCCCGGCCACGAGATCGTGGTCCGGGCGCTGCCAGCGTCTGCGCAGGCATCCTGGGCTACCCTGCAAGGTGAGATTCGCCGAGCCGTCGACAAAGTGGGCGCCAGATGCATGCCGTGA